A genomic stretch from Pomacea canaliculata isolate SZHN2017 linkage group LG2, ASM307304v1, whole genome shotgun sequence includes:
- the LOC112556644 gene encoding uncharacterized protein LOC112556644 isoform X3: MPFTSRSKLYILGYAGVVLATVAGSVGLGAPGWFIIRSDFIELFWGLWQTCARGYGRFECTYIDHALFDNYMKATQAMACIGVALLIVSTLYGLFVNMSSTNLPSSPIVETTALLGGLSLFIGCMVWAGYKKKYVPEHTDFISFGYAMIIATIGSVLALLASACVAVASRRAGSYQILS, encoded by the exons ATGCCTTTCACCTCTCGCAGCAAACTTTACATTCTGGGATATGCAGGCGTTGTCTTGGCAACCGTTGCTGGTTCCGTTGGACTGGGCGCTCCGGGCTGGTTCATCATAAGAAGTGACTTCATCGAGTTGTTCTGGGGTCTGTGGCAAACTTGTGCCCGCGGTTATGGACGGTTTGAGTGTACTTACATTGACCACGCATTATTCGATA attATATGAAGGCCACCCAGGCTATGGCATGCATCGGGGTGGCCCTCCTGATCGTGTCTACTCTGTACGGACTGTTTGTCAATATGTCGTCTACAAACTTGCCATCATCACCCATAGTCGAGACAACAGCATTGCTAGGGG GTCTGAGCCTTTTTATTGGCTGCATGGTGTGGGCAGGTTATAAGAAGAAGTATGTCCCCGAACATACTGATTTTATCAGTTTCGG GTACGCCATGATAATAGCCACCATCGGCTCTGTCCTCGCTCTTCTGGCGTCCGCCTGTGTGGCAGTAGCAAGCCGAAGAGCCGGGTCCTACCAGATCCTGTCTTAG
- the LOC112556645 gene encoding uncharacterized protein LOC112556645 produces the protein MIRTDLFGNRHFFGLWQNCVQVRGGLSCSYLDYKRLDDYMKTTQAMACIGVAILIASTLYGMAVNMECTDSPSSPFVETSAFLGGLSLFIGCMVWAAYRDKFFIPILDSLGYAMILATASSVLAILASFLVAIGSHQRFTIR, from the exons ATGATAAGAACAGATCTTTTTGGAAATCGACACTTTTTCGGCCTGTGGCAAAATTGTGTTCAAGTTCGTGGAGGATTGTCCTGTAGTTACTTGGACTACAAACGTCTTGATG ATTATATGAAAACCACCCAGGCTATGGCGTGTATCGGGGTGGCCATCCTCATTGCGTCTACTCTGTATGGAATGGCTGTCAACATGGAGTGTACAGATTCTCCATCATCGCCATTCGTCGAGACATCGGCGTTTCTAGGCG GTTTGAGCCTTTTCATTGGCTGCATGGTGTGGGCGGCTTACAGGGACAAGTTCTTCATCCCAATATTGGACAGTTTAGGTTATGCCATGATACTGGCTACTGCTAGCTCTGTCCTCGCTATTCTCGCCTCTTTTCTTGTGGCAATAGGAAGTCACCAAAGGTTTACAATCAGATAG
- the LOC112556643 gene encoding uncharacterized protein LOC112556643, which yields MPFNSRSKVYILGYAGIVLATVVGSIGLGAPGWFIASPQTGVEAFAGLWQFCLRGQGEFDCTYIDYTSFDNYQKATQAMACIGVALLIASTLYGLYVNAVSTNSPSSPYVEILALLGGVCLFIGCMVWVGYKYKLNPDPPDTEVSLGYAMIMATIGSVLAIQASVCVAVGSRRNGSYQQIQ from the exons ATGCCTTTCAATTCTCGCAGCAAAGTTTACATTCTGGGATATGCAGGCATTGTCCTGGCAACCGTCGTTGGTTCCATTGGACTGGGCGCTCCGGGCTGGTTCATCGCAAGTCCGCAGACAGGCGTTGAGGCGTTTGCGGGTCTGTGGCAATTTTGTCTCCGCGGTCAAGGAGAGTTTGACTGTACTTACATTGACTACACATCATTCGACA ATTACCAAAAGGCCACCCAGGCTATGGCGTGTATTGGGGTGGCCCTCCTGATTGCGTCTACTCTGTACGGACTGTATGTCAATGCAGTATCCACAAATTCTCCATCATCACCTTACGTTGAGATCCTTGCCTTGTTGGGCG gTGTGTGCCTTTTTATCGGCTGCATGGTGTGGGTAGGTTATAAGTATAAGCTTAACCCCGATCCACCCGATACAGAGGTCAGTTTGGGTTACGCCATGATAATGGCTACTATTGGCTCTGTCCTCGCTATTCaggcttctgtgtgtgtggcagtaGGAAGCCGGAGAAATGGATCCTACCAGCAAATTCAATAG
- the LOC112556644 gene encoding uncharacterized protein LOC112556644 isoform X1: MPFTSRSKLYILGYAGVVLATVAGSVGLGAPGWFIIRRDPIEIFFGLWQACARSYGHFECTYIDYTSFDQFMKKIQSAACIGVALLIVSTLYGLFVNMSSTDLPSSPIVETTALLGGISLLSGCIMWVFYRNLFSAELLSDIVSFGYAMIIATIGSVLALLASACVAVASRRAGSYQILS, from the exons ATGCCTTTCACCTCTCGCAGCAAACTTTACATTCTGGGATATGCAGGCGTTGTCCTGGCAACCGTTGCTGGTTCCGTTGGACTGGGCGCTCCGGGTTGGTTCATCATAAGACGTGACCCCATCGAGATCTTTTTTGGTCTGTGGCAAGCTTGTGCCCGAAGTTATGGACATTTTGAGTGTACTTACATTGACTACACATCATTCGATC aatTTATGAAGAAAATCCAGTCTGCGGCGTGCATCGGGGTGGCCCTCCTGATCGTGTCTACTCTGTACGGATTGTTTGTCAATATGTCGTCTACAGATTTACCATCATCACCCATAGTCGAGACAACAGCATTGTTAGGGG gTATCAGCCTTTTGAGTGGCTGCATAATGTGGGTATTTTATAGGAACTTGTTTTCCGCCGAACTTCTCTCTGATATTGTCAGTTTCGGGTACGCCATGATAATAGCCACCATCGGCTCTGTCCTCGCTCTTCTGGCGTCCGCCTGTGTGGCAGTAGCAAGCCGAAGAGCCGGGTCCTACCAGATCCTGTCTTAG
- the LOC112556641 gene encoding uncharacterized protein LOC112556641 isoform X1, whose protein sequence is MEPVRSDCWEFHHVATVAPATVSGPQSGGAGCGHNPSPMFTCTGKSLGYQGGVTLIILATGLALAGTATPRWLILTSQAGDVAAKGLWMTCADLSLQNCSTIALKDFAGFEKWTQIIVMMADLAFVCSSWRALKYDNSVTFPKTAELLAFYGGVLSFIGAVIYAVNTKRLDDTAYGFGFFLVAAAAIVGVAGGLVVANQNWTEWIKDQSLSSEVNHRGALTEFNMSRLQKMNSIKPK, encoded by the exons ATGGAGCCTGTGCGGTCGGATTGCTGGGAGTTTCACCACGTTGCGACTGTGGCACCTGCCACTGTGTCAGGTCCTCAGTCGGGTGGAGCTGGGTGTGGACACAACCCGTCACCGATGTTCACGTGCACCGGCAAGTCCCTAGGTTATCAAGGTGGGGTAACTCTCATCATTCTTGCCACCGGACTGGCACTGGCTGGCACCGCGACCCCCAGGTGGCTGATCCTGACGTCACAGGCCGGTGACGTCGCTGCGAAAGGTTTATGGATGACATGCGCAGACCTTTCGCTGCAGAACTGCTCAACCATAGCGCTGAAGGATTTCGCCG GGTTTGAGAAGTGGACTCAGATCATCGTGATGATGGCAGATCTGGCGTTTGTCTGTTCATCGTGGAGGGCCCTAAAGTACGATAACTCAGTGACCTTTCCGAAGACAGCCGAGTTGTTGGCCTTTTATGGAG GCGTTCTTAGTTTCATCGGTGCTGTTATCTACGCTGTAAACACGAAGCGACTTGACGACACTGCCTATGGTTTCGGGTTTTTCCTGGTCGCGGCGGCCGCCATTGTGGGCGTGGCTGGAGGACTGGTGGTGGCCAATCAGAACTGGACTGAGTGGATAAAGGACCAATCGTTGAGCAGCGAGGTCAACCACAGGGGCGCACTGACAGAATTCAACATGTCCAGGCTGCAGAAGATGAATTCTATTAAACCGAAGTAG
- the LOC112556644 gene encoding uncharacterized protein LOC112556644 isoform X2 gives MPFTSRSKLYILGYAGVVLATVAGSVGLGAPGWFIIRSDFIELFWGLWQTCARGYGRFECTYIDHALFDNYMKATQAMACIGVALLIVSTLYGLFVNMSSTNLPSSPIVETTALLGGLSLFIGCMVWAGYKKKYVPELLSDIVSFGYAMIIATIGSVLALLASACVAVASRRAGSYQILS, from the exons ATGCCTTTCACCTCTCGCAGCAAACTTTACATTCTGGGATATGCAGGCGTTGTCTTGGCAACCGTTGCTGGTTCCGTTGGACTGGGCGCTCCGGGCTGGTTCATCATAAGAAGTGACTTCATCGAGTTGTTCTGGGGTCTGTGGCAAACTTGTGCCCGCGGTTATGGACGGTTTGAGTGTACTTACATTGACCACGCATTATTCGATA attATATGAAGGCCACCCAGGCTATGGCATGCATCGGGGTGGCCCTCCTGATCGTGTCTACTCTGTACGGACTGTTTGTCAATATGTCGTCTACAAACTTGCCATCATCACCCATAGTCGAGACAACAGCATTGCTAGGGG GTCTGAGCCTTTTTATTGGCTGCATGGTGTGGGCAGGTTATAAGAAGAAGTATGTCCCCGAAC TTCTCTCTGATATTGTCAGTTTCGGGTACGCCATGATAATAGCCACCATCGGCTCTGTCCTCGCTCTTCTGGCGTCCGCCTGTGTGGCAGTAGCAAGCCGAAGAGCCGGGTCCTACCAGATCCTGTCTTAG
- the LOC112556641 gene encoding uncharacterized protein LOC112556641 isoform X2, producing the protein MEPVRSDCWEFHHVATVAPATVSGPQSGGAGCGHNPSPMFTCTGKSLGYQGGVTLIILATGLALAGTATPRWLILTSQAGDVAAKGLWMTCADLSLQNCSTIALKDFAGFEKWTQIIVMMADLAFVCSSWRALKYDNSVTFPKTAELLAFYGGVLSFIGAVIYAVNTKRLDDTAYGFGFFLVAAAAIVGVAGGLVVANQNWTEWIKDQSLSSEVNHGGALAEFNISRLQKMNSIKPK; encoded by the exons ATGGAGCCTGTGCGGTCGGATTGCTGGGAGTTTCACCACGTTGCGACTGTGGCACCTGCCACTGTGTCAGGTCCTCAGTCGGGTGGAGCTGGGTGTGGACACAACCCGTCACCGATGTTCACGTGCACCGGCAAGTCCCTAGGTTATCAAGGTGGGGTAACTCTCATCATTCTTGCCACCGGACTGGCACTGGCTGGCACCGCGACCCCCAGGTGGCTGATCCTGACGTCACAGGCCGGTGACGTCGCTGCGAAAGGTTTATGGATGACATGCGCAGACCTTTCGCTGCAGAACTGCTCAACCATAGCGCTGAAGGATTTCGCCG GGTTTGAGAAGTGGACTCAGATCATCGTGATGATGGCAGATCTGGCGTTTGTCTGTTCATCGTGGAGGGCCCTAAAGTACGATAACTCAGTGACCTTTCCGAAGACAGCCGAGTTGTTGGCCTTTTATGGAG GCGTTCTTAGTTTCATCGGCGCCGTTATCTACGCTGTAAACACGAAGAGACTTGACGACACTGCCTATGGTTTCGGGTTTTTCCTGGTCGCGGCGGCCGCCATTGTGGGAGTGGCTGGAGGACTGGTGGTGGCCAATCAGAACTGGACTGAGTGGATAAAGGACCAATCGTTGAGCAGCGAGGTCAACCACGGGGGCGCACTGGCAGAATTCAACATATCCAGGCTGCAGAAGATGAATTCTATTAAACCGAAGTAG